A single Sphingopyxis chilensis DNA region contains:
- a CDS encoding N-acetylmuramoyl-L-alanine amidase family protein, with protein MSPLLVLIGLIGALPAASPGQAGAIDGDPRPLITGEFGPASRAPRGEPRSFAGFRAKRPEKRYSVTVPIGKPKPAVTLPRIDGPADARLPLVVIDAGHGGHDPGAISPHDGSREKDITLALARAIRKDLLALGRVRVALTRSDDRFLVLEERYGIARRLKADLFISVHADAAENQEASGASIYTLSEVASDREAARLAARENKANIINGVDLGAHSGDVSAILLDLTQRESMNVASDFARLLQREASDEVKFRTTAHRFASFIVLKAPDTPSVLFETGFISNKDDIEFLASSAGQKKVARGVREAVQIHFARRIAER; from the coding sequence ATGAGTCCGCTGCTCGTCCTGATTGGCCTGATCGGAGCCCTCCCGGCAGCATCGCCGGGGCAGGCGGGCGCGATCGATGGCGATCCGCGCCCCCTCATAACGGGCGAATTTGGGCCTGCTTCGCGGGCTCCGCGCGGCGAACCGCGATCATTCGCCGGCTTTCGCGCCAAGCGCCCGGAAAAGCGCTACAGCGTGACCGTCCCGATCGGAAAGCCCAAGCCCGCGGTGACGCTGCCGCGCATCGATGGCCCTGCCGATGCGCGGCTGCCGCTGGTCGTGATCGACGCCGGTCACGGCGGGCACGATCCCGGCGCGATCTCGCCGCACGACGGCAGCCGGGAAAAGGACATCACGCTGGCGCTGGCCCGCGCGATCCGAAAGGATCTGCTCGCGCTGGGCCGGGTGCGCGTCGCGCTTACGCGCTCGGACGACCGTTTCCTCGTGCTCGAGGAACGTTACGGCATCGCGCGGCGGCTGAAAGCCGACCTGTTCATCTCGGTCCACGCCGACGCCGCCGAAAACCAGGAGGCCAGCGGCGCGTCGATCTATACGCTGTCAGAGGTCGCTTCCGACCGCGAGGCGGCGCGGCTGGCGGCGCGGGAGAACAAGGCGAATATCATCAATGGCGTCGATCTCGGCGCGCATAGCGGCGACGTGTCGGCGATCCTGCTCGACCTCACCCAGCGCGAGTCGATGAACGTCGCCTCCGACTTCGCGCGGCTGCTTCAGCGCGAGGCGTCCGACGAGGTCAAATTCCGCACCACCGCGCACCGCTTCGCCTCCTTCATCGTGCTGAAGGCGCCCGACACCCCATCGGTGCTTTTCGAAACCGGCTTCATCTCGAACAAGGACGATATCGAATTCCTCGCTTCGTCCGCCGGCCAGAAGAAGGTCGCACGCGGCGTTCGCGAAGCGGTGCAGATCCACTTCGCCCGCCGGATCGCGGAGCGATGA
- a CDS encoding D-arabinono-1,4-lactone oxidase — protein sequence MAWSNWSGSVTASAALARPQSEDELAALVRSASKLRVTGAGHSFMPLCESSELILSLEDMAGAIRVAADRRTARIPAGWSIRRLTAALWEEGLALANQGDVNPQSLAGAMATGTHGTGVDLGSLSTFARGFRLVDAEGDVHWCDATTNADLYQAQRLSLGLFGVATEIEVAVVPAFHLAERIEKRRWAEIRESHDELAQRHRHIEFWFFPHSDHVILKTLDPCDPCDPPPTTTDMEEATFRRILDISARLPFLTPFLQRLMMKSGISGRRRGPAHNIFPSDRTVRFEEMEYEMPRAVGLDTLDEIVGWIRRKRLPVAFPFEYRTVAADDIWMSPMNAGPVAAISMHQYAKMPWASLFAEAEAIFRSAGGRPHWAKRHTLNRADVTALYPMAGRYSAVRHAADPRGKFLNPHLEAFFA from the coding sequence ATGGCGTGGAGCAACTGGTCGGGCAGCGTGACCGCGAGCGCCGCCCTTGCGCGCCCGCAAAGCGAGGATGAGCTGGCGGCGCTCGTCCGCAGCGCCAGCAAATTGCGCGTCACCGGCGCTGGGCACAGCTTCATGCCGCTGTGCGAATCGAGCGAGCTGATCCTCAGCCTCGAAGATATGGCGGGCGCGATCCGCGTGGCCGCCGACCGCCGGACCGCGCGTATTCCGGCCGGCTGGAGCATCCGCCGGCTCACCGCGGCCTTGTGGGAGGAGGGGCTGGCGCTCGCCAATCAGGGCGACGTCAATCCGCAATCGCTTGCCGGCGCAATGGCGACCGGCACCCACGGCACCGGTGTCGATCTTGGTTCGCTTTCGACCTTCGCGCGCGGTTTCCGCCTCGTCGATGCCGAGGGCGATGTGCATTGGTGCGATGCGACGACCAACGCCGATCTCTATCAGGCGCAGCGCCTGTCGCTCGGGCTGTTCGGCGTTGCGACCGAAATCGAGGTCGCTGTCGTCCCGGCCTTTCATCTCGCCGAACGGATCGAAAAACGACGCTGGGCCGAAATCCGCGAAAGCCATGACGAACTGGCGCAGCGGCATCGCCATATCGAATTCTGGTTCTTCCCGCACAGCGACCATGTGATCCTGAAGACGCTCGATCCCTGCGATCCCTGCGACCCGCCGCCGACGACGACCGACATGGAGGAGGCGACCTTTCGCCGTATCCTCGATATCTCGGCGCGCCTGCCGTTCCTGACCCCCTTTCTCCAGCGATTGATGATGAAAAGCGGCATTTCGGGCCGCCGCCGCGGCCCCGCGCACAACATCTTTCCGTCCGACCGCACGGTCCGCTTCGAGGAGATGGAATATGAAATGCCGCGTGCCGTCGGGCTCGACACGCTGGACGAGATCGTCGGCTGGATCCGAAGGAAACGTCTGCCGGTGGCCTTTCCCTTCGAATATCGCACCGTCGCCGCCGACGATATATGGATGAGCCCGATGAACGCGGGCCCGGTCGCCGCGATCTCGATGCACCAATATGCGAAGATGCCATGGGCTTCCCTGTTCGCCGAGGCCGAGGCGATCTTCCGAAGCGCCGGCGGGCGACCGCACTGGGCCAAGCGTCACACATTGAACCGTGCCGACGTCACGGCGCTCTATCCGATGGCGGGGCGCTACAGCGCCGTGCGCCACGCCGCCGACCCGCGCGGAAAATTTCTCAATCCGCATCTGGAGGCCTTTTTCGCATGA
- a CDS encoding DSD1 family PLP-dependent enzyme: protein MTTDRELHEHLIGRQGSRADLNTPVLVLDVEALDRNIAAMAALTAGKGVALRPHAKTHKSVDIAKRQIAAGAVGVCCAKIGEAEVLADGGVTGILITSPVAAPRAVERLAGLAARAEGLMAVVDHPAVAERVQVALAAADARLDVVIDIDPGIARTGVASAEAAVALAKAIHRSSKLRYRGVQYYCGSQQHIESYADRRAAIVERTAYLQEVIAALTDAGFAPAIVTGSGTGTHRIDLDLGVFTELQAGSYVFMDKQYLDCDITGGEASPFEVSLSVDARVVSANHSGLVTIDAGYKSLSTDGGVAVVQRGASETAFFAFMGDEHAALIAPEIGTELAPGDPVSLTVPHCDPTVNLYDFYHVVSGDALIDIWPVSARGRAR from the coding sequence ATGACGACCGACCGCGAATTGCACGAACATCTGATCGGCCGCCAGGGATCGCGCGCTGACCTCAACACGCCCGTGCTGGTGCTCGACGTCGAGGCGCTCGACCGCAATATTGCGGCGATGGCCGCGCTGACGGCGGGCAAGGGGGTCGCGCTGCGCCCGCATGCGAAGACGCATAAAAGCGTCGATATCGCCAAGCGCCAGATCGCGGCGGGCGCGGTCGGTGTCTGCTGCGCCAAGATCGGCGAGGCCGAGGTGCTGGCCGATGGCGGCGTGACAGGCATCCTCATCACCTCGCCCGTCGCTGCGCCGCGCGCGGTCGAGCGGCTGGCGGGGCTCGCCGCGCGGGCCGAAGGGCTGATGGCGGTGGTCGACCATCCCGCCGTCGCCGAACGGGTGCAGGTCGCGCTCGCCGCTGCCGACGCGCGGCTCGACGTCGTCATCGACATCGACCCGGGGATCGCGCGCACCGGTGTCGCCTCGGCCGAGGCGGCGGTCGCACTCGCCAAGGCGATCCACCGGTCATCCAAGCTTCGATATCGCGGCGTCCAATATTATTGCGGGTCGCAGCAGCATATCGAAAGCTATGCCGATCGCCGCGCCGCGATCGTCGAGCGCACCGCCTATCTGCAGGAGGTCATCGCCGCGCTGACCGATGCCGGCTTCGCGCCCGCCATCGTCACCGGATCGGGCACGGGAACGCACCGGATAGACCTCGACCTCGGCGTCTTCACCGAGTTGCAGGCCGGGTCATACGTCTTCATGGACAAGCAATATCTCGATTGCGACATCACGGGTGGTGAAGCGTCGCCGTTCGAGGTGTCGCTGTCGGTCGATGCGCGCGTCGTCAGCGCGAACCACAGCGGGCTCGTCACGATCGATGCCGGCTACAAGTCGCTCTCGACCGACGGCGGTGTCGCGGTGGTGCAGCGCGGCGCGTCCGAAACGGCCTTTTTCGCTTTCATGGGCGACGAACATGCCGCGCTCATCGCGCCCGAAATCGGGACCGAACTCGCCCCCGGCGATCCGGTCAGCCTGACCGTTCCGCACTGCGATCCGACGGTGAATCTCTATGATTTCTACCATGTCGTTTCCGGCGACGCGCTCATCGACATCTGGCCGGTCAGCGCGCGCGGCCGCGCGCGATGA
- a CDS encoding TetR/AcrR family transcriptional regulator, which produces MSVAARRPPQQDRARQTRERLLDVAGELLAEVGIERISTNMIAARAGLTPPALYRYFGDKYAVLEALGRRLMQRQNTVLEAWLARHAPAGIADMADHIGELLAENAAVTRAEPGAVWILRALHASPQLVHVRLESHRDVADRLTDACGPHLPGADRQTLWTPLRLAVEIGFAVDEMLYEEDRVSSGTVFAEVASMLRRTLLDLADSAS; this is translated from the coding sequence ATGAGCGTAGCCGCCCGCCGCCCGCCGCAGCAGGATCGCGCGCGCCAGACGCGCGAACGCCTGCTCGACGTCGCGGGCGAATTGCTTGCCGAGGTCGGAATCGAACGGATCTCGACCAATATGATCGCGGCGCGCGCCGGGCTCACCCCGCCCGCGCTTTACCGTTATTTCGGTGACAAATATGCGGTGCTCGAAGCGCTCGGCCGGCGGCTGATGCAACGCCAGAACACCGTCCTCGAAGCCTGGCTGGCGCGCCATGCTCCGGCCGGAATCGCGGACATGGCCGATCATATCGGCGAACTGCTGGCCGAAAATGCGGCTGTGACGCGCGCCGAACCGGGGGCGGTGTGGATTTTGCGCGCACTCCACGCGTCGCCGCAACTTGTCCACGTCCGACTCGAATCGCATCGCGATGTTGCCGACCGGTTGACGGACGCCTGTGGCCCGCATCTTCCCGGCGCCGACCGCCAAACCCTGTGGACGCCCCTGCGGCTCGCGGTCGAGATCGGCTTTGCGGTCGACGAAATGCTTTACGAAGAAGATCGCGTTTCGTCCGGCACCGTCTTCGCCGAAGTCGCCTCGATGCTACGCCGGACGCTGCTCGATCTGGCCGACAGCGCCTCATAG